The following coding sequences are from one Triticum aestivum cultivar Chinese Spring chromosome 5A, IWGSC CS RefSeq v2.1, whole genome shotgun sequence window:
- the LOC123103622 gene encoding putative F-box protein At2g02030: MSSPSKTLMMRGKKAKVVEGNAQLLCSDALTEVFHRLPARTLASCRMVCKSWMSLLSDVHFVHEHLNRSQQKLLLFANDRANDRSLAMVLADANGYMYQLSRPLVAQTLFVHNSCNGLLCLGDSKGAVELLNPTTGESLVLPKPMYTAGSSQFSSCNWHCLGFCPSTKQHKIAHFYPGAHAGSLEVLCEIYTIGDRDWRQIGSLRGAPIDRGIHVNGSVYYLTRFRYISSSRINCLDLQREKFDVLMLPPRKTYGGHCSLSELEGKLCLLVVDGALEGIPRTMDILMLDNDDKQSWTHRYHISLPPLMQSCYFTPRHTLFHDSKIWVQLFARNLYCYDPNSNSEELEIACPESEFPFSIHTFVESIIPLRQDNFIKKIQ, from the coding sequence ATGTCCTCGCCTAGCAAGACTTTGATGATGAGAGGGAAGAAAGCAAAGGTAGTGGAGGGGAATGCTCAGCTGCTCTGCAGTGATGCGCTCACCGAGGTCTTCCACAGGCTGCCTGCCCGCACCCTCGCTTCTTGCAGGATGGTATGCAAATCCTGGATGTCATTGCTTTCCGATGTGCATTTTGTTCACGAGCACCTGAACCGAAGCCAGCAGAAGTTGCTGCTCTTTGCAAATGACAGAGCAAATGATAGGTCTCTTGCCATGGTGCTCGCAGACGCCAATGGATACATGTACCAGCTGTCTAGGCCCTTGGTTGCTCAGACCCTGTTTGTGCACAACTCTTGCAACGGCCTGCTCTGCCTAGGTGACAGTAAAGGAGCAGTGGAGTTGCTCAACCCGACAACCGGTGAATCTCTTGTGTTGCCGAAGCCAATGTACACTGCAGGAAGCAGCCAATTCTCATCATGCAACTGGCACTGCTTGGGGTTTTGCCCGTCAACTAAGCAACACAAGATTGCACATTTTTACCCGGGAGCTCATGCTGGTTCTCTCGAGGTGCTCTGCGAGATATACACAATTGGAGATAGAGACTGGAGACAAATTGGGAGTCTCCGTGGGGCACCAATTGATAGAGGTATACATGTGAATGGTTCAGTGTATTATTTGACAAGGTTCCGTTATATCTCTTCATCACGTATCAATTGTTTGGATCTTCAACGTGAAAAGTTTGATGTCTTAATGCTTCCTCCACGCAAGACCTATGGAGGGCATTGTTCTTTGTCTGAGCTCGAGGGAAAACTATGTTTGTTAGTTGTGGATGGTGCGCTTGAAGGTATACCTCGTACAATGGACATATTAATGCTCGATAACGATGATAAGCAGAGTTGGACTCATAGATACCACATATCTTTGCCTCCGTTGATGCAATCATGTTATTTCACTCCAAGACACACACTTTTTCATGATTCCAAAATTTGGGTGCAGTTGTTTGCTCGGAACCTATACTGCTATGATCCAAATTCAAACTCTGAGGAATTGGAGATTGCCTGTCCAGAATCTGAGTTTCCTTTCAGCATTCATACGTTTGTTGAAAGTATAATTCCTCTGCGTCAAGATAATTTCATCAAGAAGATACAGTGA
- the LOC123103620 gene encoding subtilisin-like protease SBT1.7, with protein sequence MASMIPILLRCSLLLLLLVQSTHSSVTLTQKPKNAMAEEHKQPHPSTSDTYVVLTNHLAKPSKFDTHERWYASMAGENSNHIRHTYGTVMHGFAARLTDGEAQRMATVPGVSLVYKDRVYHTQTTRSPWFMGLYDDFGAWPDAEFGDGVIIGFVDTGIWPERASFNDAGLGPVRSTWRGKCVDAPGFNASLCNNKLVGAKSFLTVELEGGGLLTDPSPRDIAGHGTHVASTAAGSEVPSADLFQFAGGRASGVAPMARIAMYRACNAGCFASDVIAAIDAAVTDGVDLLSISIAYPAEPFYDDLLSVATFGAERRGVFVVLAGGNKGPTASTISNVAPWMTTVGAATTDRVFPATLTLGNGVVLTGQSLYDTPFSQSQGAGMGPLVRTSCGEYDLTPDKVMGKVVVCSREAGASAGFEVERAGGAGIVSVQSTERFWDTVMAEPFPLPGLLLSSAGGKKLADYMSSVAYPVASFNFTCDTVTGENRAPMVAGFSSRGPNPIVPEILKPDVIAPGVNILAAWSGAAPPSDSDMDPRRVEYNIISGTSMACPHVAGVAALIKKRQGDWTPAMIRSALMTTAGPLDKNGRDIVDGGSAVGAAATPMEAGAGLVLPRLTMDPGLVYDAGTQDYVDFLCTLNYTAEQMRRFVPGLSKCARTIPGGVANLNYPSFVVVFDGRTRARTLTRTVTKVSAQPERYNVTVAAPDGVKVTVTPASLEFKRVNEKRSYTVRFSSEAGAKARPTGTWEFGHIAWENRKHRVRSPVAFNWDD encoded by the coding sequence ATGGCTTCCATGATCCCCATCCTCTTGCGCTGCTCCCTGCTACTTCTCCTCCTTGTCCAGTCCACACACTCCTCCGTCACCCTCACCCAGAAACCCAAGAACGCCATGGCCGAGGAGCACAAGCAGCCTCATCCTTCGACCTCGGACACCTACGTCGTCCTCACCAACCACCTCGCCAAGCCGTCCAAGTTTGACACCCACGAGCGTTGGTACGCGTCCATGGCTGGCGAGAACTCCAACCACATCCGCCACACCTACGGCACAGTGATGCATGGTTTTGCGGCCCGTCTCACGGACGGCGAGGCCCAGCGCATGGCGACCGTCCCCGGCGTGTCCCTCGTGTACAAGGACAGGGTGTACCACACCCAGACCACGAGGTCGCCGTGGTTCATGGGCCTCTACGACGACTTCGGCGCGTGGCCGGACGCGGAGTTCGGCGACGGCGTCATCATCGGCTTCGTCGACACCGGCATCTGGCCAGAGCGCGCCAGCTTCAACGACGCCGGGCTCGGCCCCGTCAGGTCCACCTGGAGGGGCAAGTGCGTGGACGCCCCGGGATTCAACGCCAGCTTGTGCAACAACAAGCTCGTCGGCGCCAAGTCCTTCCTCACGGTCGAGCTAGAGGGCGGTGGCCTCCTAACCGATCCGAGCCCGAGGGACATCGCTGGGCACGGAACGCACGTGGCGTCGACGGCCGCAGGCTCCGAGGTCCCCTCGGCCGATCTCTTCCAGTTCGCGGGCGGGAGAGCGAGCGGCGTGGCGCCCATGGCAAGGATCGCCATGTACAGGGCGTGCAACGCAGGATGCTTTGCCTCAGACGTCATCGCGGCGATCGACGCCGCGGTGACCGACGGCGTGGACCTCCTCTCCATTTCCATCGCGTACCCCGCGGAACCCTTCTACGACGACCTCCTCTCCGTCGCCACGTTCGGCGCCGAGCGGAGAGGCGTCTTCGTCGTCCTGGCGGGTGGCAACAAAGGCCCGACAGCGTCAACCATATCCAACGTGGCCCCGTGGATGACCACCGTCGGCGCCGCCACCACGGACCGGGTGTTCCCGGCGACGCTCACGCTCGGCAACGGGGTGGTGCTCACCGGGCAGTCCCTGTACGACACCCCGTTCTCCCAGTCCCAGGGCGCGGGCATGGGCCCGCTAGTGCGCACCTCCTGCGGAGAGTATGATCTGACGCCCGACAAGGTCATGGGCAAGGTCGTGGTGTGCTCCCGGGAGGCAGGAGCTTCGGCTGGCTTTGAGGTGGAGAGAGCCGGCGGAGCCGGGATAGTTTCCGTCCAAAGTACGGAACGGTTCTGGGACACGGTGATGGCCGAACCCTTCCCCCTTCCCGGTCTCCTGCTCAGCTCCGCCGGCGGCAAGAAGCTGGCCGATTACATGTCGTCCGTGGCGTACCCGGTGGCGTCCTTCAACTTCACCTGCGACACGGTCACCGGCGAGAACCGGGCGCCGATGGTGGCGGGCTTCTCCTCGCGGGGCCCCAACCCGATTGTCCCCGAGATCCTGAAGCCGGACGTCATCGCGCCGGGGGTGAACATCCTCGCCGCCTGGTCAGGTGCCGCCCCGCCATCCGACAGCGACATGGACCCGCGGAGAGTGGAGTACAACATCATCTCGGGGACGTCGATGGCGTGCCCGCACGTGGCCGGCGTCGCGGCCCTGATCAAGAAGCGGCAAGGCGACTGGACGCCGGCCATGATCCGTTCGGCGCTGATGACGACCGCGGGCCCGCTCGACAAGAACGGCAGGGACATCGTGGACGGCGGCAGTGCCGTCGGCGCCGCCGCGACGCCTATGGAGGCGGGGGCCGGGCTGGTGCTCCCGCGGCTGACCATGGACCCGGGCCTGGTGTACGACGCGGGCACGCAGGACTACGTCGACTTCCTCTGCACCCTCAACTACACGGCGGAGCAGATGCGGCGGTTCGTGCCGGGGCTGAGCAAGTGCGCGAGGACGATCCCCGGCGGCGTGGCCAACCTCAACTACCCGTCGTTCGTGGTGGTGTTCGACGGCCGCACCCGCGCCCGCACGCTGACGCGGACGGTGACCAAGGTGTCGGCGCAACCCGAGAGGTACAACGTGACGGTCGCCGCGCCGGACGGGGTGAAGGTGACGGTGACACCGGCGTCGCTGGAGTTCAAGCGGGTGAACGAGAAGAGGAGCTACACCGTGCGGTTCAGCAGCGAGGCCGGAGCGAAGGCGAGGCCGACCGGGACGTGGGAGTTCGGCCACATCGCCTGGGAGAACAGGAAGCACCGGGTCAGGAGCCCCGTCGCCTTCAACTGGGACGACTGA
- the LOC123103621 gene encoding probable serine/threonine-protein kinase DDB_G0291350 isoform X1, translating to MGCSLSGLNALYDAATGGGDVWINERRFRVLRQIGEGGFAFVYLVKEHDASSYAARDRHPSHVSDDGTYAMKKVLIQSREQLDLVKEEIRVSSLFNHPNLLPLLDHAIIAVKSTQGDWSHEAYLLFPVHLDGTLFDNAAVMQSRKEFYSVVDVLRIFQQICEGLKHMHSLDPPYAHNDVKPGNVLVTCRKGQAPLATLMDFGSSRPARNQIRSRSEALRLQEWAAEHCSAPFRAPELWDCPSHADIDERTDIWSLGCTLYAIMYGVSPFEYALGESGGSLQLAIMNAQLKWPALPSTYPDALHKFVTWMLQPQPEMRPRINDILLHVDKLVEKYSP from the exons ATGGGGTGCTCCCTCTCGGGGCTCAACGCCCTCTACGACGCAGCGACTGGCGGCGGCGACGTGTGGATCAACGAGCGCCGCTTCCGCGTCCTCCGCCAGATCGGCGAGGGCGGCTTCGCCTTCGTCTACCTCGTCAAGGAGCACGACGCCTCCTCCTACGCCGCGCGCGACAGGCACCCCTCCCACGTCTCAG ACGACGGGACATATGCTATGAAGAAGGTGCTGATACAGAGCAGGGAGCAACTGGATCTGGTGAAGGAGGAGATCCGCGTTTCGTCCTTGTTCAACCACCCCAATCTGCTACCGCTTCTTGACCATGCCATAATAGCAGTTAAG AGTACACAGGGAGATTGGAGCCATGAAGCCTACTTACTCTTCCCAGTCCATTTGGATGGTACTCTGTTCGACAATGCTGCAGTCATGCAGTCAAGGAAAGAGTTTTATTCGGTGGTCGATGTTTTGCGAATATTCCAACAG ATTTGTGAAGGACTGAAGCACATGCATAGTCTTGATCCACCATATGCCCATAATGATGTCAAGCCTGGCAATGTTCTTGTAACCTGCCGAAAAGGGCAAGCACCTCTTGCAACTTTGATGGATTTTGGAAGTTCGCGGCCTGCAAGAAATCAAATTCGTTCTCGTTCTGAAGCATTACGGTTGCAG GAATGGGCTGCTGAGCATTGCTCTGCACCTTTTCGCGCACCTGAATTGTGGGACTGCCCGAGTCATGCTGATATTGATGAGAGGACAGACATTTGGTCGCTAGGTTGCACTCTTTACGCGATCAT GTATGGTGTTTCTCCCTTTGAGTATGCTCTTGGTGAATCTGGAGGAAGCTTGCAGCTGGCCATTATGAACGCACAGTTGAAGTGGCCAGCGCTACCGAGCACCTACCCTGACGCACTTCACAAGTTTGTTACCTGGATGCTTCAGCCACAGCCTGAGATGCGCCCTCGCATCAATGACATACTTCTCCACGTTGACAAGCTTGTGGAGAAATACTCGCCTTAA
- the LOC123103621 gene encoding probable serine/threonine-protein kinase DDB_G0291350 isoform X2, whose translation MGCSLSGLNALYDAATGGGDVWINERRFRVLRQIGEGGFAFVYLVKEHDASSYAARDRHPSHVSDDGTYAMKKVLIQSREQLDLVKEEIRVSSLFNHPNLLPLLDHAIIAVKGDWSHEAYLLFPVHLDGTLFDNAAVMQSRKEFYSVVDVLRIFQQICEGLKHMHSLDPPYAHNDVKPGNVLVTCRKGQAPLATLMDFGSSRPARNQIRSRSEALRLQEWAAEHCSAPFRAPELWDCPSHADIDERTDIWSLGCTLYAIMYGVSPFEYALGESGGSLQLAIMNAQLKWPALPSTYPDALHKFVTWMLQPQPEMRPRINDILLHVDKLVEKYSP comes from the exons ATGGGGTGCTCCCTCTCGGGGCTCAACGCCCTCTACGACGCAGCGACTGGCGGCGGCGACGTGTGGATCAACGAGCGCCGCTTCCGCGTCCTCCGCCAGATCGGCGAGGGCGGCTTCGCCTTCGTCTACCTCGTCAAGGAGCACGACGCCTCCTCCTACGCCGCGCGCGACAGGCACCCCTCCCACGTCTCAG ACGACGGGACATATGCTATGAAGAAGGTGCTGATACAGAGCAGGGAGCAACTGGATCTGGTGAAGGAGGAGATCCGCGTTTCGTCCTTGTTCAACCACCCCAATCTGCTACCGCTTCTTGACCATGCCATAATAGCAGTTAAG GGAGATTGGAGCCATGAAGCCTACTTACTCTTCCCAGTCCATTTGGATGGTACTCTGTTCGACAATGCTGCAGTCATGCAGTCAAGGAAAGAGTTTTATTCGGTGGTCGATGTTTTGCGAATATTCCAACAG ATTTGTGAAGGACTGAAGCACATGCATAGTCTTGATCCACCATATGCCCATAATGATGTCAAGCCTGGCAATGTTCTTGTAACCTGCCGAAAAGGGCAAGCACCTCTTGCAACTTTGATGGATTTTGGAAGTTCGCGGCCTGCAAGAAATCAAATTCGTTCTCGTTCTGAAGCATTACGGTTGCAG GAATGGGCTGCTGAGCATTGCTCTGCACCTTTTCGCGCACCTGAATTGTGGGACTGCCCGAGTCATGCTGATATTGATGAGAGGACAGACATTTGGTCGCTAGGTTGCACTCTTTACGCGATCAT GTATGGTGTTTCTCCCTTTGAGTATGCTCTTGGTGAATCTGGAGGAAGCTTGCAGCTGGCCATTATGAACGCACAGTTGAAGTGGCCAGCGCTACCGAGCACCTACCCTGACGCACTTCACAAGTTTGTTACCTGGATGCTTCAGCCACAGCCTGAGATGCGCCCTCGCATCAATGACATACTTCTCCACGTTGACAAGCTTGTGGAGAAATACTCGCCTTAA